The genomic stretch TCTTAAATTTTATACAAAAGAGAAAAATTACCTTTACACCACAATACTTCATGAAAATAAACCTAGTGTATAGTATTTATTAAAACTTTTAATCAGAATTAAGAGGTTGAAAGTGGATAAAACAGAAATAATATCACCTATGAAAATTGATCAACTGGATTTACAGATTTTAGATCTTCTACAGCAGGATGGCAAAATGACTCACAAAGAAATTGGCGGGAAGCTCGCATTATCCACCACCGCTGTATATGAAAGGGTAAAAAGACTGGAGCGAAACAATTTCATCCGTGGGTATGTGGCGCTTATAAACCAACCACAGCTAGGCCTTACATTAACTGCATTTTGCTACGTAAGCCTAAGTAGTCACAACAAAAAGTATTTATTGGCTTTTCAGGAAGAAGTGATAAAATTAAAGGAAGTCTCGGAGTGTTTTCACATAGCCGGAGAGTACGACTACATTTTGAAAATAACTGTAAATGATATGGCGGCTTACCGCGATTTTATTGTGAACAAGCTCACCATATTGGAGCATATCAGCAATACACAAACCATTTTTGTAATGGAAGAAATCAAAAACGAAACGGCTATTCCACTTTACCAGAGAAAATAAAAAAACGGCTTCGAAAAAAAATCGAAACCGTTTCTAATTAACTTAACTATTAAGTAATGTAATTTGATTGAGAGTTAACCTGCTATCATGACTAATAGAATGGCTATCAATCCGGAGATGATAACACTAGAATACAGATTTTTCATCTTTAAATAAAACATTAATTAATAACCCCTTACACACGCAAAATAAAACAAAAGCCATACCTACCAACATTTTTACAACAAAAACTCACTAAACCACTGACAATCAACACCGACAACCCTAACAACTTTTACATCAATCATCTGAATTCGAGGATATATTCCTCAATTTGATGTTTTACCCCCAACTGCTCACCAGAATTTTCCTCATCGTTAAAACCTTTTGCCCTACTGTCAACGTTTATTAACTCAAACAAATCATCCACGTATCTTCGAAGTGTAAAACCATCCCTATGATAGGCATTCGATTTTCTGAGTTTACAGGAAAAAATAAAACCGTTTTTGAAAAACTCTTTGACATCTTTAAAGAGCTTATTCTTCACACCTCTGGTGATGTGGACGAAGCCTTGGACTGGCTAAATGAAATTGATAAGGAATATGGAATCACCACGGCTGAGTACACGATGGATGACTTTATTGAGGAGCTAAAAAAGAAAGGTTACCTACGTGAAGAAATTGACACACCTAATGGAGACGGAACTGGCGATGGCAGCGGACTCAGTATTACAGCAAAAACAGAAAGAGCCATAAGAAGCAGTGCTTTAGAGCAGATATTTGGCAAAATAAAGAAATCGAATAGCGGAAATCACACCACAAAATTTACTGGCCAGGGAGACGAGCAAACCAGTGACATGCGTAGCTATCACTTTGGTGACAGCCTAGATCAAATTGCCATGAACGAAAGCATAAGAAATGCTTTTGTAAATCAGGGTATTGATGACTTTAGCATGACACATGACGATTTGGTGGTTCAGGAAAACTACCACAAAGCGCAGATGTCTACCGTGCTGATGATTGACATTAGCCACTCCATGATATTGTATGGAGAAGATAGAATCACCCCTGCCAAGAAAGT from Owenweeksia hongkongensis DSM 17368 encodes the following:
- a CDS encoding Lrp/AsnC family transcriptional regulator, coding for MKIDQLDLQILDLLQQDGKMTHKEIGGKLALSTTAVYERVKRLERNNFIRGYVALINQPQLGLTLTAFCYVSLSSHNKKYLLAFQEEVIKLKEVSECFHIAGEYDYILKITVNDMAAYRDFIVNKLTILEHISNTQTIFVMEEIKNETAIPLYQRK
- a CDS encoding vWA domain-containing protein — translated: MIGIRFSEFTGKNKTVFEKLFDIFKELILHTSGDVDEALDWLNEIDKEYGITTAEYTMDDFIEELKKKGYLREEIDTPNGDGTGDGSGLSITAKTERAIRSSALEQIFGKIKKSNSGNHTTKFTGQGDEQTSDMRSYHFGDSLDQIAMNESIRNAFVNQGIDDFSMTHDDLVVQENYHKAQMSTVLMIDISHSMILYGEDRITPAKKVALALAELIKTRYPKDTLDIIVFGNDSWQIELEELPYLKVGPYHTNTVAGLELAMDLLRKKKNANKQIFMITDGKPSCLHEPDGTYYKNSFGLDEYIVNKCLNKAAACRRLKIPITTFMIAQDPYLQSFIQKFTEANKSKAFFTGLKGLGDFIFHDYENNRRRNIK